TGTCAATTTTATATTTTTTAAATTTTTCCTCGGCCAAGGGCAAGTCGGCCACCGGATATAAAGCCGTGCCGTCGCTTCTTAAGACCACTAAGACGCCTAAATCATATTTATTTAAATCAGCGATAACCGCGCCTTGGCTTTTAACTAAAAAATGTTCGGCGTAGAGCTTAGCTACCATGTCCAAGCCTTTATTTATCGCTTCGCTTTCATAAAAAATATGCTCAAATTTAACGCCCAATTCTTTATAAATTTTGTTAAAGCCGTTAATGCTCCACTGTCTGGTTTTCTGCCATAATTTATAATCCGCGCCCTGCCGGCTTTCAATATTCTTCATAACTTGCCCGGCTTCAATTTTGGCCGCTTGATTATCGGCTAACTCCTGGCTGGCTCTGACGTACACTTTGCCTAAAAAATAACCTTTATTTAACGGCAGTTTTTCTTTTTTATAAAATTTGCTGAAAGCCCATAAGGTTTTTGCCACATGGATGCCAAAGTCATTAATATAGGAAACCGGGATTGATTTATAGCCGTTGGCGGCTAAAATTTTATTTGCCGCGTCGCCATAGCAGATATTGCGCAAATGCCCGACATGATATTCTTTATGCGTGTTGGCGTTGGAGAATTCAATCATGACTTTTTTGTTCCGGCCGATATTATTAACGCCGTATCTGTTTTTCAATTTTAATATTTCCTCAATCACGCCTTGCGCCAATTTAGTTTTATTGAAAGTAAAATTTAAAAACGGGCCGATAGCTTTGGCCGCCACTACCGTATCGTTTAATCTAATTTTGCCCACTAAAAATTCCCCGGTTTCTACCGCTGTTTTTCCGAGTTCTTTGGCTAAATTAAAGCAGGGCAGGCTGATATCGCCGAATTCCGGATTCGGCGGATAAACTAAATCAGACGCTTTAACTAATTTATTTTTTAAAGCCGCGTTAACCGCCTCGGCAATATTTTGTTTTACTTTATCAAGAGTATACATATAAAATAATTTAAAAATTTCAAAATCACCCTGGGGTTCGGGGAGTGGAGTTGGCGCCATTGCTTACAGTACCAATAACAATCAACTCGATAGCCAATCGGAACTCCCCGAGACTTTTTGCTTACTTTTTGGTCACAAAAAGTAAGGCCCGCGGCAGCGCTACTGTCTTCCCTTACATAAAATATAATATCAATAAATAGCCTTTTTAACTTCCTTAATTTCTTTACCTAAAAATCTCTTCCCCAACTGTTTAAATTTATTCTTATCATCAGTCGTATAAAAAAATAATTTTCCATTTTTACCTAATTTATTTTCAATCTCATTATGCCGCTTTAAATAGTCGGACAGCTTTTCCGCGGCCACAGTCGCCGGATCAATAATTTTAACGTTTTTCCCCATAATTCTCTTAATATCTTCAACCATTAGCGGATAATGGGTACAGCCTAAAATCAAAGTATCTATTTGCTTTACTTTTAACGGCCGTAAATATTTTTTTAAAATCATCTTAGCTTCCGGCTTACCCGCCCAGCCTTCTTCCGCCAGCGGTACGAGCAAAGGGCAGGCTTGCTGAAAAATTTCCAGATCATTTCTTAATTTTTCCAGTTCTTTCTTATAAACGCCGGAGCTGATTGTGGCTGTTGTGCCGATAACGCCTAATTTATGATAACGGCTTAAATTAACCGCTTCTTCAACGATTGGCGCCACTACGCCTAAAACGCGTTTGTCCGCCGCGCCCGCATCGCCAGCGAAGCGTGGCGGGCAGGGATAATTAGCCGGCAAATATTCCTGCTGGATCCGCCTTAAAGCTTTAGCCGAAGCCGTATGACAAGCGATAATTATCAATTCGCAACCCTGTTTAAATAAAAAATCAACCGCCT
This genomic window from Patescibacteria group bacterium contains:
- a CDS encoding glutamate racemase; the encoded protein is MIGVFDSGFGGLTVLKEFLRVLPDYDYIYLGDNARTPYGNKSDEVIYEYTRQAVDFLFKQGCELIIIACHTASAKALRRIQQEYLPANYPCPPRFAGDAGAADKRVLGVVAPIVEEAVNLSRYHKLGVIGTTATISSGVYKKELEKLRNDLEIFQQACPLLVPLAEEGWAGKPEAKMILKKYLRPLKVKQIDTLILGCTHYPLMVEDIKRIMGKNVKIIDPATVAAEKLSDYLKRHNEIENKLGKNGKLFFYTTDDKNKFKQLGKRFLGKEIKEVKKAIY
- the argS gene encoding arginine--tRNA ligase, with translation MYTLDKVKQNIAEAVNAALKNKLVKASDLVYPPNPEFGDISLPCFNLAKELGKTAVETGEFLVGKIRLNDTVVAAKAIGPFLNFTFNKTKLAQGVIEEILKLKNRYGVNNIGRNKKVMIEFSNANTHKEYHVGHLRNICYGDAANKILAANGYKSIPVSYINDFGIHVAKTLWAFSKFYKKEKLPLNKGYFLGKVYVRASQELADNQAAKIEAGQVMKNIESRQGADYKLWQKTRQWSINGFNKIYKELGVKFEHIFYESEAINKGLDMVAKLYAEHFLVKSQGAVIADLNKYDLGVLVVLRSDGTALYPVADLPLAEEKFKKYKID